The following coding sequences lie in one Brachionichthys hirsutus isolate HB-005 chromosome 15, CSIRO-AGI_Bhir_v1, whole genome shotgun sequence genomic window:
- the LOC137904951 gene encoding spindlin-Z-like yields the protein MSKKRGRKRSNGELSESSESTLSPDPDNLLGRRIQHSWREKGSVTKWKGTVLERLTVNTSLYMVKYDGFDCVYGIELFKDNRVSGLQVLTEKVVNNKIRVPPGAEELVGRAVEHLFEKEDGEKNEWRGMVLSRAPIMTHWYYITYEKDPVLYMYQLWDDYKDGDLRVLPESENKHLLPADRKPGEEPESLVGKQVEYVTDNGLKRTGLVIYQVPAKPTVYYIKYDDDVHVHVYDLVKTT from the exons ATGTCAAAGAAACGGGGCAG GAAACGCAGCAATGGAGAGCTGAGTGAGAGCTCAGAGTCGACCCTGAGCCCAGACCCCGACAACCTGCTGGGTCGTAGGATTCAGCACAGCTGGCGGGAGAAAGGCAGCGTAACCAAGTGGAAAGGGACCGTCCTGGAGCGCCTGACTGTGAACACTTCCCTCTACATGGTCAAATACGATGGCTTCGACTGCGTGTACGGCATCGAACTCTTCAAAGATAACCGGGTGTCCGGCCTACAGGTGCTGACCGAGAAAGTTG TGAACAATAAGATCAGGGTGCCTCCTGGGGCGGAGGAGCTGGTGGGCCGGGCCGTGGAGCATCTGTTCGAGAAGGAGGACGGTGAGAAAAACGAGTGGCGAGGCATGGTGCTGTCCAGAGCTCCCATCATGACCCACTGGTATTACATCACCTACGAGAAGGACCCGGTGCTGTACATGTACCAGCTGTGGGACGACTACAAGGACGGGGATCTACGTGTCCTGCCTGAATCGG agAACAAACACCTACTACCTGCGGACAGGAAGCCGGGGGAGGAGCCGGAGAGCCTGGTGGGGAAACAGGTGGAATACGTCACAGATAATGGTCTAAAGAGGACGGGCTTGGTCATCTACCAGGTCCCGGCTAAGCCCACAGTGTATTACATCAAGTACGACGAtgacgtccacgtccacgtctaCGACCTGGTGAAGACCACCTAA